DNA sequence from the Gallaecimonas xiamenensis 3-C-1 genome:
GTGAGTTGGCGCCAGTTCTCGTCGATGCCGACACCGGCATCCAGGCTAAGCTGCCCATGGTGCCACAGCGCCAGCTTGCGCGATCCCAGCAGCGCCCAGAGTTCACCCTTATGTAGGGTTGCAGCCAGGACGCCGCCTGGGCTCAGCAGCGGCTGCTGTTGGGCCGTCGCCAGGGTTTCAAGACCGTTACCGAGAGACCAGTGCAGCAGGGCATTGGCGGTGCCCACAAAGAAGCCCTGGTCGTCTTTGACCAGGGTGTTGACCATCTGGTCCAGGCCGGGTGCCATGGGCACTGCCAGCGCCTTGGACTGGGTCAGTCGATAGAGGCCGTCAGGGGTGCCGGCCCAAAGATTGCCGTGGCCATCTTCCAGCAGGGCATTGACCCATCCGTTTGGTAGACCTTGTTGAGCCGTCCATTGGCGTATTATCACATCGTTGGTTAGGGCTGCGGCACTGGCGCAAAAGCACAGCAGCAACCCTGTAAGCCATCGCCACATACAGAGGCCCTGGGGGCAGGATCGTTCGCTCAGTTTATCATCCTTTGTCACCGGGGTTCAGCCGTCTGTTAAACGACAGCCGCCAAGGAAATCACAAAAATGCAAAAACCGGGCAACAAGATCAGAAGTCGGCGCCTAACGCAAAGTAGAAGCTGGACTCGTCCTCGCTGTTCTGGCCATAGGCAAAGAACAACGGGCCTATGGGACTGTCGATACCGGCATAAAGACTGGCCGCCTTGACCAGGTCTCCCATGCTGATCTGGTCCCGCCTGTCCCAGGTATTACCGCCTTCAAGGGTCATTCCCAGGAATACCGGGCTTTTAAAGAAGCCGAAGTTGTTCTCAAACAAACGGTAGCTGTAATCCAGGGACGCAAAACGCATATGGTTGCCCGACAGAGCCAGGCGACCAAAACCCGAGAGTTTCCGAAATCCCCCCAGCTCGAAACTGTCCAGGGGCGAGGCATCGTCATTGAAGTAGGAGCCGGCCTGCACCTCGAACGCCAGGGCGTGGGGGCCGCTGGACAAGGCCCCCTGCCATTTGCCCAGGAAATACGAGTTGCTGCTGCTATTGCCTAGCAGTTGGTCGCGGGTGCGGCGCAGCTCCAGCTCCCAGCGCTGGCCACGGCGGGGAAAGGTCCTGCTGTCCAAGGTGTCTTGCTGCCAAAGCAGGAAAGGGCCACTTTGCTGGTAGTTCAGCTGGCGGCTGCCGCTGATGGGCGGCAGGAAGATGCCCAGATCGTCTTCCAGGGAACCGTCCACGTAGCGCCACCCCAGTTTGATGCGGGACCAGCGGTTGAAGTTGCTCCCCAGGGCTGCCTTGTAGGTAGTGCTCTTGCGGTTCACTTCGATCAGCACATTGCCCTGGTCCTGGGCCAGGACCTCCCTCAGGGGTTGCTTGCGAAACTCCAGGTTACCCAGGGCAAAGAAATCCTGGTCGGCGTCAAAAGGCCAGTACAGCTCGGTCATGGCCCTTTTAACCAGGCCCAGCTCCACCTCGTTATGCCACTCGGCACCCAGGCTGGACAGGTTGGTACGGGTATAGGACATGCCCAATTGATAGTCCGAGGCGTCGGTAAAGTTGTCTTCTACCGCCAGCCGGAAGTTCAGGTAACCTGGCCCCCAGGAGCGCTCCCTGGCCTTGACCCTCAACACCCTTTTGCCTTCCTGCTCCACCAGCTCGTAATCGATCCGCTCGAACAGCTCAGTAGCGTAGAGCCGGTTAATGCCCAGATCCAATTGCTGTTGGTTATAGGGAGCACCGGCTTTGACACCCAGCTGTTCGCGCATCCAGCGATGGTCAAAGCCGGCGTCGCTGTCGATGACAATGGCGTCGATGGTCAGCACCTGGCCCCCGGCGCTGTGCTGGCGCCGCCAGGCCTGGTACTGGGCCTCGGGCAGAGCCAGGGGGCGCAGCTTGTCCAGCCAGGCCAGGGTAGCCTGTTCCCCGGCATCGACGGCAGCCCCCACCAGGTGAAAGTCCAGCATGGAGACAGACTCCAACTGCGGCTTTATCAGCAGATCACGGTCCCCAAGCAGGGCCTTTTGCCTGTCCATGTTGTCACGCACCAAGAAACGCGAAAGCTGGTCCATGATGGCCAGGGCCGAATCCAGATCCTGGCGGTCATGGAAAGGGGAATTGACGTCTACGGCGATAACAATATCGGCGCCCATGGCCTTGGCCACATCCACTGGCATGTTGTTTACCACGCCGCCATCCACCAGCAGGAGGCCATCCCGTTCCACCGGCCTGAGGATCCCCGGCACCGCCATGGAGGCTTGCAGAGCCTGGGCCAGATTGCCGTGGTCCATCACGACAGCATCCTTGTTCTCAATGTTGGTAGCGACACAGCGAAAAGGGATTGGCAGCTCGTCAAAGCTTTGAAAATTGGGCAGGTCCCCCAGGCTCTGGCGCACCAATGACACCATGGCCTGTCCTTGCAGCAGGCCTTTGGGTACTTTCAATTGGCCGTCGTCACTCAGGCCCAGGTTCAGCCCCAATTGAAAGCGGTCACGCTGTTCCTTCTTACGAAGGCTCTGGGCGCTGCGGCCGGGATCTTCCTGGTAACCCTGGCTCCAGTTCAACTGGCGCATCAGACTGTCTATCTCGTCGGCGCTTTTGCCCGAGGCATACAGGCCGCCAACAAAGGCCCCCATGGAGGTACCTGTGACCATGTCCACCGGGATGCGGTTGGCCTCCAGCACCTTGAGCACCCCCACATGGGCCGCTCCCCTGGCGCCGCCGCCAGCCAATACCAAGGCAATCTTGGGGCGCGGTTGTTCTTTGACTTCGGCTTGGGCCAGGCAAGACAGCAGCAGGGCGAGCAACAGCGTAAGGCGCATGGAAAATTCCCTTTATCGACACCAGCCTAGGTTAGTGAGCCCAAAGGGAAAATCCAAGAGTCAGCCCGGCAGGTGTTGCTGGCATTGCATCGCCAGTTCATCCAACCACTGATAGCGCTTGCGGTATTGGCTGCGTTTCTTGCTGGCGACCGACTCCAGATCCTTACGGGGTGCCAGCAGTGGCAATTGCCAAAGTGCCTCACCGGCAGCCACGCCGCCGCTTTCGGCCCAGAGGGCGTCATAGTCCGTTTTCAACTTGCCTTTACGCTGGTAGCGGCGGCTGGCAAAGATATGCCCCTTATTGGAGACCGCTTCAATAAAGCGGCAGGACCAGGCCTGAGCCAGTATGGATAGCAACTGCACCATCAGCGCCTTGGGCCTGATCCCGTGGCAATGGCGGGTCAGAGCACGGATCTGCTCCTCCCCGAGGCTGCTGTCGCGGCCGGGGCCTTGCAGACAACCGACCCTGAGCCCGGTTTGCCCCTGTTCATTACTGACCAGGGAAAAAGTGGCGGAGTAGAAGCGCTCCTGCTGCACTTCCAGCACCAGGGTCAATTCCCCTTCCCGTTGAAACTGGGTCAGGTACGCCAAGCGCACCACCATCCCCTGCCCTTGCGGACCGTCCAGCTCAGCCAGGGTCAAACCATCTTTTAAGAATGTGACCAATTGCCCCTGGTCCCAGCGCTCGGCCACCAGCCGGTAGTGGCCCGCCAACAGGGCGAAGCGCCGGGCCGGGCTCAAGCCCGCCATCAGGTAGGGCTTGAAGGCCTTCTCGATAGCCCGCAAGTGGCGGCGCAAAACCGGTTGGAAATGGGGAGAGGCAAAGAGTGCCTGGGTGTCCTGGTAGGCCTGGTGGTGAACCAGGCTGCGCCCCAGGAACAGTAACCGCTTTTTCAAAGCTCGGGCGGAATGCCCGGGATAGATGAGCCGGGCCAGGCCCAGACGCCCCGGCGACAAGGGTGCATACAGCATCACTACAACCTAATACTCAGATTTTACCGATATTTTATTACGGCATAGATTTACACTCGATAAACGAACACTGTTTAGTTGAGAGCAGGGGCAGAGGGAGGCAACTGAGGGAAGCGATCTTGCAAAGCAGCGGGTATAATGCCGCCCCGCAACCGTTTTCCCTTGGTTAAAAACTGCTGGAGATCCTATGAAAGTCGCTATCGTGATGGGCTCACGCTCTGACTGGGAAACCATGAAAGGCGCCTCAGAGATGCTGGACCGCCTGGGCGTGCCCCACCATGTTGAAGTGGTATCCGCCCACCGTACCCCGGAAAAGCTGGTGGAATTCGCGAAGGGCGCCCAAGACAAAGGCTTTCATGTGATCATCGGCGGTGCCGGTGGCGCCGCCCACCTGCCGGGTATGATTGCGTCCATGACGCCGCTGCCGGTACTGGGCGTGCCGGTGCAGAGCAAGGCCCTGTCTGGCCTCGACAGCCTGCTGTCCATAGTGCAGATGCCCAAGGGCATTGCCGTTGGCACCCTGGCCATAGGTGCCGCCGGAGCCGCCAACGCCGGGCTCTTGGCCGCACAGATCGTCGCCCTGCACGACGCCAAAGTAGCGGCGCACCTGGATGATTTTCGTAAAGAACAAACCGAGGCGGTGCTGGCCAACCCCGACCCGAGGCTGCCGGCATGAAGGGCCTGGTGATTGGCGCCGGCCAGCTTGGCGCCATGATGGGCGAAGTAGCCTGGCGCCTGGGCATTGAGCTGTGGCGCTACTGCCCCGACACCCACCGCTATTTCTTCGGCACCGAGATGGACGCCCGTGGTGACACCGGCCCCAGCGACTTCGACTGGGTGACCGCCGAGCGCGAGCTGCTGCCCCAGACCCCGTTTCACGGCGTGCTGCTGAACCTGGCCACCTACCAATTGGTGAGTGACCGCCTGCCCCAGAAAAAGCTCTACGACGAGCTGGGTCTGCCCACCGCCCCTTGGGGCGAGCTCAACACCGGCGAGTCTGCCGACCCGCTGCTGAGGGATATCGGCAGCAAGCTGGTGGTCAAAGCCCGCCAGGGCGGTTACGACGGCAAGGGCCAGTGGCGAGTCAGTGAGCCTGGCTTTGTATCCGAGGCTGACTGCATCGCCGAAGCCATGATCCCCTTTAGCCGGGAAGTGTCTATCGTCGGCGTGCGTGGCGCGGACGGCCGCAAGCTGTTCTACCCTGTGGTGGAAAACATCCACAAGGACGGCATCCTGGTAGAGACCCAGGCCCCGGCCGCAGAGGCCGGCAAATGGCAGGCGGAGGCCGAGCGTATCCTCGGCACCCTGATGGACCACCTGGGTTACGTGGGGGTGATGGCGGTTGAACTCTTTGATTGTGGCGACAAGCTGCTCATCAACGAGATGGCACCACGGGTGCACAACTCCGGCCATTGGAGCCAGGACGGTGCCAACGTCTGCCAGTTCGAGCTGCACCTTCGCGCCGTGGCCGGCCTGCCGCTCCCTGAAAAACTGACCTGGGTGCCCACCCGCATGGATAACCTCATTGGGGTGGCCTTGGACTACCAATGGCTGGCCGGCAACGGCAAGGTCCATTGGTACAACAAGGAACCGAGGCCGGGCCGTAAGGTCGGCCATATCAACACCTTGCTTTGATAGAACGGCTGAGCCTCTTTTAGGCGCAAAAAAGCCCCGGCGAGGTTCACCTGCCGGGGCTTTTTGTTGAGCGCGCCCCGGCCAGCGATTAGTGCCCAAGCCCAGCCAATAAAAAAGCCGCCCGGTGGGCGGCTTTTTCGCATCAACAAGAGGCTTATTTCTTCTTCTTGGCCTTGGGGTTCGGCAGGTCGGTGATGGACCCTTCGTAAACCTCGGCAGCCAGACCCACGGACTCGTGCAGAGTCGGGTGAGCGTGGATGGTCAGCGCGATGTCTTCGGCGTCGCAGCCCATCTCGATGGCCAGGCCAATTTCACCCAGCAGTTCGCCAGCGTTGCTACCCACAGTAGCGCCGCCGATGATGCGGTGGGTGTTCTTGTCGAAAATCAGCTTGGTCATGCCGTCAGAAGTATCGGAGGCGATGGCACGGCCGCTGGCTGCCCAGGGGAAGTTGGACACTTCGTACTGGATGCCTTTCTCTTTGGCTTCTTTCTCGGTCAGGCCAACCCAGGCCAGTTCCGGATCGGTATAGGCGATGGACGGAATGACTTTCGGGTCGAAGTAGTGCTTGAGGCCGGAGGCCACTTCAGCCGCCACGTGACCTTCGTGCACGGCTTTGTGGGCCAGCATCGGCTGACCAACGATATCGCCGATGGCGAAGATGTTGGACACGTTGGTACGCATTTGTTTGTCGACAGCGATAAAGCCACGCTCGTCAACGTTGACGCCGGCTTTGTCGGCATCGATGAGTTTGCCGTTAGGAGTACGGCCGATAGCCACCAGCACGGCGTCGTAACGCACGGGCTCAGCCGGGGCGTTCTTGCCTTCCATGGTGACGTAGATGCCGTCTTCTTTGGCTTCTACGGCAGTCACCTTGGTTTCCAGCATCAGGTTCATTTTTTTGCTGATGCGCTTGGTGAAGATCTTGATGACGTCTTTGTCGGCAGCCGGTACCAGCTGGTCGAACATTTCAACTACGTCGATTTCACTGCCCAGGGCTTTGTAGACGGTGCCCATTTCCAGGCCGATGATACCGCCGCCCATCACCAGCATTTTCTTGGGGATGAAGCGCAGTTCGAGGGCGCCGGTGCTGTCCCAAATCCGCTCGTCCTGCGGAATGAACGGCAGGTTGATGGGACGGGAGCCGGCAGCAATGATGGCCTGCTCGAAGTTGATGGTGGTCTTGCCGCCTTCACCTTCGACTTCCAGGGTGTTGGCACCGGTGAATTTACCGAAGCCCTGCACAACTTTGACCTTACGCATTTTGGCCATGCCAGCCAGGCCGCCGGTCAGCTGACCCAGCACCTTGTTCTTGTGCTCACGCAGCTTGTCGAGATCGACTTCAGGCTTGCCGAAGGTGACACCGTGGCTTTCCATGGTGTTGGCTTCGTCAATGACCTTGGCAACGTGCAGCAGGGCTTTGGAAGGAATACAGCCCACATTCAGACAGACACCGCCCAGGGTGCTGTAACGCTCAACGATGACGGTGTCCAGACCGAGATCGGCGGCACGGAAGGCCGCGGAGTAACCCCCCGGACCAGAACCCAGCACAACGACTTGTGCTTTGATTTCGTTGCTCATTGATTACCTCGTTATTCTTTGCGCGGTGCCACTCCTGTAGGGCACAGCAAGTGTAACGCTATAAAAACGAGGGGGCAAAGCCCCCTCATTGATTACAGAATGATTTGTCGCAGGTCGCCCAGCAGACCGGACAGGGTAGTGACAAAGCGGGCACCGTCGGCGCCGTCTATCACCCTGTGGTCGTAGGACAGGGCCAGCGGCGTCATCAGGCGCGGCTCGAATTCCTTACCGTTCCACTTGGGCTTGAAGTCCGCTTTGGACACACCCAGGATGGCCACATCCGGCGCGTTGACGATAGGCGTGAACTGGGTTCCGCCGATACCGCCGAGGCTGGAGATGGTGAAGCTGGAGCCCTGCATGTCGGCTGCGGTCAGTTTACCGGCGCGGGCCTTGGCAGAGATCTCACCCAGCTCCTTGGCCAGGTCGTAGATGCCCTTCTTGTTGACATCACGGACCACAGGTACCACCAGGCCGTTGGGGGTGTCGACCGCGATACCGATGTGGACGAATTTCTTCATCACCAGGGATTCGCCGTCGTCACCGATGGAGCAGTTGAACTTGGGATGCAGCTCCAGGGCCTTGGCCACTGCCTTCATGATGAAGATCAGCGGTGAGATCTTGAAGCTTTCCTTCTGCTTGACCAGCAGATCGTTCTGGCTCTTACGGAAGCTTTCCAGCTCGGTGGTATCCGCCTCGTCAAACTGGGTAACGTGGGGGATCTGCACCCAGTTACGGTGCAGGTTGGGCCCGGAGATCTTCTGGATGCGGCTCATCTTCACCACTTCCACTTCCCCGAACTTGCCCCAGTCGACTTTCGGCCAGTCGATCACCGACACGTTGCCGCCACCACTGGTGGCACCGGCCGCCGCTTTGGGACGGGCCAGCTCGGCTTTCACGTAAGCCTGCACGTCTTCCTTAAGGATACGGCTCTTACGGCCAGAACCTTTAACCAGGCTCAGGTCGACACCGAACTCACGGGCCAGACGGCGTACCGACGGGCTGGCGTGCACCAGGCCGGCGTGCTCTTTGGCGCCAGCTGAGGGATGATGCGGTACCGGCGGCGGCTTGGCAGCTTGGGCCGGGGCGGCGCTCGGCGCAGCAGGGGCAGGGGCAGCTGCGGCGGGGGCCGCTGCCGGGGCAACGCCCCGGGTTTCAACGCGGACAATCAAGGTGCCTTCGTTGATGGCGTCACCGGTTTTCACCAGAACTTCTTTAACCACGCCGGCAAAAGGCGCCGGGACTTCCATGGCGGCCTTGTCGCCTTCCACGGAAATCAGGCCTTGCTCGGCTTCGACGCTGTCGCCTACCGCCACCAGGACTTCAACGACCTGCACTTCACCGCCGGCATCCGGCAGGGCAACGTCTTTGACTTCCTTGGCGGCAGGAGCAGCAGCGGGAGCCGGAGCAGCAGTTTGCTCTGCCGGGGCAGCCGCCGCAGGAGCGGCCGGCGCTGCGGCGCCGGTTTCAATGATGGCCACCAGGGCGCCTTCGGAAATCTTGTCGCCGGTTTTCACCTTGATTTCGACAATCTTGCCGGCCAGCGGGCTGGGTACTTCCATGGCGGCTTTGTCGCCTTCCACAGAGGCCAGGCCCTGGTCTACTTCCACCAGGTCGCCCACAGCTACCAGCACTTCCACCACTTCCACTTCACCACCGGCGTCAGGCAATAGCACTTCCTGACGGGCGCTGGCAGCAGCC
Encoded proteins:
- a CDS encoding patatin-like phospholipase family protein, with the protein product MRLTLLLALLLSCLAQAEVKEQPRPKIALVLAGGGARGAAHVGVLKVLEANRIPVDMVTGTSMGAFVGGLYASGKSADEIDSLMRQLNWSQGYQEDPGRSAQSLRKKEQRDRFQLGLNLGLSDDGQLKVPKGLLQGQAMVSLVRQSLGDLPNFQSFDELPIPFRCVATNIENKDAVVMDHGNLAQALQASMAVPGILRPVERDGLLLVDGGVVNNMPVDVAKAMGADIVIAVDVNSPFHDRQDLDSALAIMDQLSRFLVRDNMDRQKALLGDRDLLIKPQLESVSMLDFHLVGAAVDAGEQATLAWLDKLRPLALPEAQYQAWRRQHSAGGQVLTIDAIVIDSDAGFDHRWMREQLGVKAGAPYNQQQLDLGINRLYATELFERIDYELVEQEGKRVLRVKARERSWGPGYLNFRLAVEDNFTDASDYQLGMSYTRTNLSSLGAEWHNEVELGLVKRAMTELYWPFDADQDFFALGNLEFRKQPLREVLAQDQGNVLIEVNRKSTTYKAALGSNFNRWSRIKLGWRYVDGSLEDDLGIFLPPISGSRQLNYQQSGPFLLWQQDTLDSRTFPRRGQRWELELRRTRDQLLGNSSSNSYFLGKWQGALSSGPHALAFEVQAGSYFNDDASPLDSFELGGFRKLSGFGRLALSGNHMRFASLDYSYRLFENNFGFFKSPVFLGMTLEGGNTWDRRDQISMGDLVKAASLYAGIDSPIGPLFFAYGQNSEDESSFYFALGADF
- a CDS encoding VirK/YbjX family protein, coding for MLYAPLSPGRLGLARLIYPGHSARALKKRLLFLGRSLVHHQAYQDTQALFASPHFQPVLRRHLRAIEKAFKPYLMAGLSPARRFALLAGHYRLVAERWDQGQLVTFLKDGLTLAELDGPQGQGMVVRLAYLTQFQREGELTLVLEVQQERFYSATFSLVSNEQGQTGLRVGCLQGPGRDSSLGEEQIRALTRHCHGIRPKALMVQLLSILAQAWSCRFIEAVSNKGHIFASRRYQRKGKLKTDYDALWAESGGVAAGEALWQLPLLAPRKDLESVASKKRSQYRKRYQWLDELAMQCQQHLPG
- the purE gene encoding 5-(carboxyamino)imidazole ribonucleotide mutase; this translates as MKVAIVMGSRSDWETMKGASEMLDRLGVPHHVEVVSAHRTPEKLVEFAKGAQDKGFHVIIGGAGGAAHLPGMIASMTPLPVLGVPVQSKALSGLDSLLSIVQMPKGIAVGTLAIGAAGAANAGLLAAQIVALHDAKVAAHLDDFRKEQTEAVLANPDPRLPA
- a CDS encoding ATP-grasp domain-containing protein is translated as MKGLVIGAGQLGAMMGEVAWRLGIELWRYCPDTHRYFFGTEMDARGDTGPSDFDWVTAERELLPQTPFHGVLLNLATYQLVSDRLPQKKLYDELGLPTAPWGELNTGESADPLLRDIGSKLVVKARQGGYDGKGQWRVSEPGFVSEADCIAEAMIPFSREVSIVGVRGADGRKLFYPVVENIHKDGILVETQAPAAEAGKWQAEAERILGTLMDHLGYVGVMAVELFDCGDKLLINEMAPRVHNSGHWSQDGANVCQFELHLRAVAGLPLPEKLTWVPTRMDNLIGVALDYQWLAGNGKVHWYNKEPRPGRKVGHINTLL
- the lpdA gene encoding dihydrolipoyl dehydrogenase produces the protein MSNEIKAQVVVLGSGPGGYSAAFRAADLGLDTVIVERYSTLGGVCLNVGCIPSKALLHVAKVIDEANTMESHGVTFGKPEVDLDKLREHKNKVLGQLTGGLAGMAKMRKVKVVQGFGKFTGANTLEVEGEGGKTTINFEQAIIAAGSRPINLPFIPQDERIWDSTGALELRFIPKKMLVMGGGIIGLEMGTVYKALGSEIDVVEMFDQLVPAADKDVIKIFTKRISKKMNLMLETKVTAVEAKEDGIYVTMEGKNAPAEPVRYDAVLVAIGRTPNGKLIDADKAGVNVDERGFIAVDKQMRTNVSNIFAIGDIVGQPMLAHKAVHEGHVAAEVASGLKHYFDPKVIPSIAYTDPELAWVGLTEKEAKEKGIQYEVSNFPWAASGRAIASDTSDGMTKLIFDKNTHRIIGGATVGSNAGELLGEIGLAIEMGCDAEDIALTIHAHPTLHESVGLAAEVYEGSITDLPNPKAKKKK
- the aceF gene encoding pyruvate dehydrogenase complex dihydrolipoyllysine-residue acetyltransferase, whose product is MAETRDLIVPDIGSDAVDVTELLVAVGDSVEEEQGLISVEGDKAAMEVPAPFAGTIKSLTVKAGDKVSTGDKIGTIEVGAAAAAPAKEEAAPAAQEAPKAEAPAPVAAAPAAASARQEVLLPDAGGEVEVVEVLVAVGDLVEVDQGLASVEGDKAAMEVPSPLAGKIVEIKVKTGDKISEGALVAIIETGAAAPAAPAAAAPAEQTAAPAPAAAPAAKEVKDVALPDAGGEVQVVEVLVAVGDSVEAEQGLISVEGDKAAMEVPAPFAGVVKEVLVKTGDAINEGTLIVRVETRGVAPAAAPAAAAPAPAAPSAAPAQAAKPPPVPHHPSAGAKEHAGLVHASPSVRRLAREFGVDLSLVKGSGRKSRILKEDVQAYVKAELARPKAAAGATSGGGNVSVIDWPKVDWGKFGEVEVVKMSRIQKISGPNLHRNWVQIPHVTQFDEADTTELESFRKSQNDLLVKQKESFKISPLIFIMKAVAKALELHPKFNCSIGDDGESLVMKKFVHIGIAVDTPNGLVVPVVRDVNKKGIYDLAKELGEISAKARAGKLTAADMQGSSFTISSLGGIGGTQFTPIVNAPDVAILGVSKADFKPKWNGKEFEPRLMTPLALSYDHRVIDGADGARFVTTLSGLLGDLRQIIL